A section of the Streptomyces xinghaiensis S187 genome encodes:
- a CDS encoding 4-hydroxy-3-methylbut-2-enyl diphosphate reductase: MADVSSYENPADGVPRRVLLAGPRSFCAGVERAIEIVERTLEQRGAPVYVRKQIVHNVTVVDDLAERGAVFVEELDEVPDGATVVFSAHGVSPAVRKEADRRGLDVIDGTCPLVAKVHAEARRFAARGDTVVLVGHAGHEEVEGTLGEAPESMVLVSTPDDVRELPPDLGRQVSYLTQTTLAVDETEEVVGTLRERFPLLQEPPSDDICYATTNRQAALKAIVGESDLVLVVGSENSSNSVRLVELAQREGTRAELIDQAADIRPEWLAGVRTVGLTAGASAPPALVTEVVSRLGTFGPVHVEEREIARETVSFDLPSPLRGAARRTADGRSS, encoded by the coding sequence ATGGCTGATGTGAGCTCGTACGAGAACCCGGCGGACGGCGTCCCCCGCCGGGTCCTGCTGGCCGGTCCCCGTTCCTTCTGCGCAGGCGTCGAGAGAGCCATCGAGATCGTGGAACGGACTCTCGAACAGCGGGGTGCCCCGGTCTACGTCCGCAAGCAGATCGTGCACAACGTCACGGTCGTGGACGATCTGGCGGAGCGGGGCGCGGTCTTCGTCGAGGAACTGGACGAGGTGCCCGACGGCGCGACGGTGGTGTTCTCCGCGCACGGGGTCTCCCCCGCCGTGCGGAAGGAGGCGGACCGGCGCGGCCTCGACGTCATCGACGGAACCTGCCCCCTGGTCGCCAAGGTCCATGCCGAGGCACGCCGCTTCGCCGCCCGCGGCGACACGGTCGTGCTGGTCGGCCACGCCGGGCACGAGGAGGTCGAGGGCACGCTCGGGGAGGCGCCGGAGTCGATGGTGCTGGTCTCGACGCCCGACGACGTCCGCGAGCTGCCGCCCGACCTGGGGCGGCAGGTCTCCTACCTCACCCAGACCACGCTCGCGGTCGACGAGACCGAGGAGGTCGTCGGCACGCTGCGGGAGAGGTTCCCGCTGCTGCAGGAGCCGCCGTCCGACGACATCTGCTACGCCACCACCAACCGGCAGGCCGCGCTGAAGGCGATCGTCGGGGAGTCCGACCTCGTGCTGGTCGTCGGCTCGGAGAACTCCTCCAACTCGGTCCGCCTGGTGGAGCTCGCGCAGCGCGAGGGCACCCGCGCCGAGCTGATCGACCAGGCCGCCGACATCCGCCCGGAGTGGCTGGCGGGGGTGCGCACCGTCGGGCTGACGGCCGGCGCCTCGGCACCGCCCGCCCTGGTCACGGAGGTCGTGAGCAGGCTGGGGACGTTCGGTCCGGTCCACGTCGAGGAGCGCGAGATCGCCCGCGAGACCGTGAGTTTCGACCTTCCCTCGCCCCTGCGCGGTGCCGCGCGGCGGACGGCGGACGGCCGTTCCAGCTGA
- a CDS encoding PIG-L deacetylase family protein, which yields MPDPATRPADDAREGATRDHTLPADAAPTLLPRPSPPPGHRGGPHDPADGAQNPDGRLPRWRSVLAVVAHPDDESFALGALLAAFAGDGARVSVLCLTHGEASTLHGVAGDLERLRADELTTAAGVLGIGDVRLLAYPDGRLSAADPGELAGRVTDAARETDAEGLLVFDPTGVTGHPDHAAATAAALRAAGVLGLPVLGWTVPEAVADRLRREYGAAFDGHPPEAVDLTVTVDRAPQLKAVACHRSQAVPGSVLWRRLELLGDREHLRWLRPPRP from the coding sequence GTGCCCGACCCGGCCACACGGCCCGCCGACGACGCCCGCGAGGGCGCCACCCGTGACCACACCCTCCCCGCGGACGCCGCACCCACCCTGCTCCCGCGGCCCAGCCCGCCCCCCGGCCACCGGGGCGGTCCGCACGACCCGGCGGACGGCGCGCAGAACCCGGACGGCCGTCTCCCCCGCTGGCGTTCGGTCCTGGCCGTGGTCGCCCACCCCGACGACGAGTCCTTCGCCCTCGGCGCCCTCCTCGCCGCCTTCGCCGGGGACGGCGCCCGGGTCTCCGTCCTCTGCCTGACCCACGGCGAGGCCTCCACGCTGCACGGCGTCGCCGGAGACCTGGAGCGGTTGCGCGCGGACGAACTCACGACCGCGGCCGGCGTCCTCGGCATCGGCGACGTCCGGCTGCTGGCCTACCCCGACGGGCGCCTCTCCGCCGCCGACCCCGGTGAACTCGCCGGCCGGGTCACGGACGCCGCCCGGGAGACGGACGCGGAAGGACTGCTGGTCTTCGACCCCACCGGCGTCACCGGGCACCCCGACCACGCCGCCGCCACGGCCGCCGCCCTCCGCGCGGCCGGCGTCCTCGGCCTGCCCGTCCTGGGCTGGACCGTCCCGGAGGCGGTGGCGGACCGGCTCCGCCGGGAGTACGGCGCCGCCTTCGACGGCCATCCGCCCGAGGCCGTCGACCTCACCGTCACCGTGGACCGCGCCCCGCAGCTCAAGGCCGTCGCCTGCCATCGCAGCCAGGCCGTGCCCGGCAGCGTCCTCTGGCGGCGGCTGGAACTCCTCGGCGACCGCGAACACCTGCGCTGGCTCCGCCCGCCGCGCCCCTGA
- a CDS encoding IclR family transcriptional regulator — protein MKTAEPGMPGGPLRKALAVLEALAEASRPLTLSELSRLVNLPKSTLHRLMLSLTDIGLAVRRESKSYELGTYLSRLGATSGPAGVQRLSYPVTPFLLELFQLTNRIVSLGTLSGTNVQHVGTLYGQEHARLAMALRQPVPAHGSAAGKLLLALSRHDPADLSGTARAGEGATRGRRDALRREFERIRRTGLSYARSEWIPDLVELAAPVRLGRTGPVAAVVVGDTVHTRDLRGVARALLDTVGAIEQQLADAC, from the coding sequence GTGAAGACGGCCGAGCCCGGAATGCCGGGGGGCCCGCTGCGCAAAGCGCTCGCCGTACTCGAAGCCCTGGCGGAGGCGTCGCGGCCGCTGACCCTGTCGGAGCTGTCGCGTCTGGTGAACCTGCCGAAGTCGACACTGCACCGGCTGATGCTGTCGCTCACCGACATCGGCCTCGCCGTCCGGAGAGAGTCGAAATCCTATGAACTCGGCACGTATCTGTCCCGGCTGGGGGCGACGAGCGGTCCCGCCGGGGTGCAGCGGCTCAGTTACCCGGTCACTCCGTTCCTGCTCGAACTGTTCCAGCTCACCAACAGGATCGTCAGCCTCGGCACCCTGTCGGGGACGAACGTCCAGCATGTCGGGACCCTGTACGGGCAGGAGCACGCCCGGCTCGCGATGGCGCTGCGGCAGCCGGTCCCGGCGCACGGCTCGGCGGCGGGCAAGCTCCTGCTCGCGCTGTCCCGGCACGATCCGGCGGACCTCTCCGGCACGGCGAGGGCCGGAGAGGGCGCGACCCGCGGCCGGAGGGACGCGCTGCGGCGCGAGTTCGAGCGCATCCGGCGGACCGGCCTGTCCTACGCCCGCAGCGAGTGGATCCCCGACCTGGTCGAACTGGCCGCCCCGGTCCGGCTCGGGAGGACCGGCCCGGTGGCCGCGGTCGTGGTGGGGGACACGGTGCACACCAGGGATCTGCGCGGCGTCGCGCGGGCCCTGCTCGACACCGTCGGCGCCATCGAGCAGCAACTGGCCGACGCCTGCTGA
- a CDS encoding ABC transporter ATP-binding protein encodes MTGYAWRYRRNVLLALGSSLGGMAVMALVPLVTKLIIDDVVVEHSRPMAPWAAALIGAALAVYAFTYVRRYYGGRLALDVQHDLRTDMYRSLVRLDGRRQGELSTGQVVGRATSDLQLIQGLLFMLPMMIGNVLLFVLSLGVMLWLSPLLTLVALAMAPALWFLADRSRKRLFPATWYAQGQAAAVAGIVDGAVTGVRVVKGFGQEEQETGKLREVSRKLFAGRMRTVRLNSRYTPALQAVPSLAQVAMLALGGWMATRGQITLGTFVAFSTYLAQLVGPVRMLTMVLTVGQQARAGVERVMELIDTEPAIGERPDARELPADAPATVEFDAVTFGYDPERPVLKDFSLSLAQGETVALVGASGSGKSTVSLLLPRFYDVSQGAVRVGGHDVRELTFESLRAAIGLVPEDSFLFSDTVRANIAYGRPGATDAEIRAAARAAQAEGFIEQLPDGYGTAVGEQGLTLSGGQRQRIALARAILTDPRLLLLDDATSAVDARVEHEIHEALRGVMAGRTTLLIAHRRSTLALADRIAVLDRGRLSDVGTHEELERRSALYRRLLTDPDELGGVERDPVARLAEREREAERERTRERDGGRRPGHGRRDTGEPGGDSSFEDFEDFEDFEAELDAEAEMGAEPVSSRRRVAERVTPELWRRAEEQQGATGSAAASSASSAGPAAAGAAAGPGIAGALAGMPATPDLLAKVAALPPATDVPDIDEEHAVRPEQDYGLRRLLRGFGRPLLLALLLVAVDAGAGLLLPVLIRHGIDEGVQQLALGAVWAASGLALVVVLAQWAAQIGETRMTGRTGERVLYSLRVKIFAQLQRLGLDYYERELTGRIMTRMTTDVDALSTFLQTGLVTALVSLLTFSGILVVLVVIDVELALVVFSTLPVLIAGTFFFRRQSVKAYELARERVSVVNGDLQESVAGLRIVQAFRRERDGITRFTGRSDGYRQARVRGQWLISVYFPFVQLLASAAAAAVLIVGAGRVSEGTLTAGALVAYLLYIDLFFAPVQQLSQVFDGYQQATVSLRRIQELLREPTTTAIAEHPREVRELRGEVVFDGVRFRYRPAEGDGAPEEALSGVDLRIPAGQTVAFVGETGAGKSTLVKLVARFYDPTEGAVLVDGTDLRELDLAGYRHRLGVVPQESYLFPGTVRDAIAYGRPDATDAEVEAAARAVGAHEMVASLSGGYLHEVSERGRNLSAGQRQLIALARAELVDPDILLLDEATAALDLATESLVNQATDRLAGRRTTLVVAHRLTTAARADRVVVMDDGRVVEDGTHAELLAADGHYARLWRTFAGEPETAGV; translated from the coding sequence CTGACCGGCTACGCCTGGCGTTACCGGCGGAACGTGCTCCTCGCCCTCGGCTCCTCCCTCGGCGGCATGGCCGTGATGGCGCTGGTGCCGCTGGTCACCAAACTGATCATCGACGACGTGGTGGTCGAGCACAGCCGCCCCATGGCCCCGTGGGCCGCGGCCCTGATCGGCGCGGCCCTCGCCGTCTACGCCTTCACCTACGTCCGCCGCTACTACGGCGGACGGCTCGCCCTCGACGTCCAGCACGACCTGCGCACCGACATGTACCGCTCCCTCGTCCGGCTCGACGGGCGGCGGCAGGGCGAACTCTCCACCGGCCAGGTGGTCGGCCGCGCCACCAGCGACCTCCAGCTGATCCAGGGCCTGCTGTTCATGCTGCCGATGATGATCGGCAACGTCCTGCTGTTCGTCCTCTCGCTCGGCGTGATGCTCTGGCTGTCGCCGCTGCTCACCCTGGTCGCCCTCGCCATGGCGCCCGCGCTCTGGTTCCTGGCCGACCGCAGCCGCAAGCGGCTCTTCCCCGCCACCTGGTACGCCCAGGGGCAGGCGGCGGCCGTCGCCGGGATCGTGGACGGCGCCGTCACCGGCGTCCGCGTCGTCAAGGGCTTCGGCCAGGAGGAGCAGGAGACCGGGAAGCTGCGCGAGGTGAGCCGGAAGCTGTTCGCCGGACGGATGCGCACCGTCCGCCTCAACTCCCGCTACACCCCCGCCCTGCAGGCCGTGCCGTCCCTCGCCCAGGTCGCGATGCTCGCGCTCGGCGGCTGGATGGCGACCCGCGGGCAGATCACCCTCGGCACCTTCGTGGCCTTCTCCACCTACCTCGCCCAGCTCGTCGGGCCGGTCCGGATGCTGACCATGGTGCTGACCGTCGGCCAGCAGGCCCGCGCCGGCGTGGAGCGGGTGATGGAACTGATCGACACCGAGCCCGCCATCGGCGAACGCCCGGACGCGCGGGAGCTGCCCGCCGACGCCCCCGCGACCGTCGAGTTCGACGCGGTGACCTTCGGCTACGACCCCGAGCGCCCGGTCCTGAAGGACTTCTCGCTCTCCCTCGCGCAGGGCGAGACCGTCGCCCTCGTCGGCGCCTCCGGCAGCGGCAAGTCCACCGTCTCCCTGCTGCTGCCCCGCTTCTACGACGTGTCTCAGGGCGCCGTGCGGGTCGGCGGCCACGACGTCCGCGAGCTGACGTTCGAGTCGCTGCGGGCCGCCATCGGCCTCGTACCGGAGGACAGCTTCCTCTTCTCCGACACCGTCCGCGCCAACATCGCCTACGGCCGGCCCGGCGCCACCGACGCGGAGATACGGGCAGCCGCCCGCGCCGCCCAGGCCGAGGGCTTCATCGAACAACTGCCCGACGGCTATGGCACCGCGGTCGGCGAGCAGGGCCTCACCCTCTCCGGCGGCCAGCGCCAGCGCATCGCCCTGGCCCGCGCCATCCTCACCGACCCCCGGCTGCTCCTCCTCGACGACGCCACCTCCGCCGTCGACGCCCGCGTGGAGCACGAGATCCACGAGGCGCTGCGCGGGGTGATGGCCGGCCGGACGACCCTGCTGATCGCCCACCGGCGCTCCACCCTCGCCCTCGCCGACCGCATCGCCGTCCTCGACCGCGGCCGGCTGTCGGACGTCGGCACCCACGAGGAGCTGGAGCGGCGCTCCGCGCTCTACCGCCGCCTGCTGACCGACCCGGACGAGCTGGGCGGCGTCGAGCGCGACCCGGTGGCCCGGCTCGCGGAGCGGGAGCGCGAGGCGGAGCGCGAACGGACCCGGGAGCGGGACGGGGGCCGGCGGCCGGGACACGGGCGGCGGGACACCGGGGAGCCGGGCGGTGACTCCTCCTTCGAGGACTTCGAGGACTTCGAGGACTTCGAGGCGGAACTCGACGCCGAGGCCGAGATGGGGGCCGAACCGGTCAGTTCCCGCCGCCGGGTCGCCGAGCGCGTCACCCCCGAACTGTGGCGCCGGGCCGAGGAGCAGCAGGGCGCGACGGGCTCCGCGGCGGCCTCGTCCGCCTCTTCCGCCGGCCCGGCCGCGGCCGGCGCGGCGGCCGGTCCCGGCATCGCCGGCGCGCTGGCCGGGATGCCCGCCACCCCGGACCTGCTGGCCAAGGTGGCCGCGCTACCGCCCGCCACCGACGTGCCCGACATCGACGAGGAACACGCCGTCCGGCCCGAACAGGACTACGGGCTGCGGCGGTTGCTGCGCGGCTTCGGCCGGCCCCTGCTGCTGGCCCTCCTGCTGGTGGCCGTCGACGCGGGAGCGGGGCTGCTGCTCCCCGTCCTCATCCGGCACGGCATCGACGAGGGCGTGCAGCAACTGGCGCTCGGCGCGGTGTGGGCGGCCTCCGGGCTGGCGCTGGTGGTGGTGCTCGCCCAGTGGGCCGCGCAGATCGGCGAGACCCGGATGACCGGCCGCACCGGCGAACGCGTCCTCTACAGCCTGCGCGTGAAGATCTTCGCGCAGCTCCAGCGGCTCGGTCTCGACTACTACGAGCGCGAGCTGACCGGCCGGATCATGACGCGGATGACCACGGACGTGGACGCGCTCTCGACGTTCCTGCAGACCGGGCTCGTCACCGCGCTGGTCTCGCTGCTCACCTTCTCCGGCATCCTCGTCGTCCTGGTCGTCATCGACGTCGAACTGGCACTCGTGGTCTTCAGCACCCTGCCGGTCCTGATCGCGGGCACCTTCTTCTTCCGGCGCCAGAGCGTCAAGGCGTACGAACTGGCGCGCGAGCGGGTCAGCGTCGTCAACGGCGACCTCCAGGAGAGCGTCGCCGGGCTCCGCATCGTCCAGGCGTTCCGCCGCGAGCGGGACGGCATCACCCGCTTCACCGGGCGCAGCGACGGCTACCGGCAGGCGCGGGTGCGCGGACAGTGGCTGATCTCCGTCTACTTCCCGTTCGTGCAGCTTCTGGCGTCGGCCGCGGCGGCTGCCGTGCTGATCGTCGGCGCGGGCCGGGTCTCCGAGGGCACCCTCACGGCCGGCGCGCTCGTCGCCTATCTGCTCTACATCGACCTGTTCTTCGCGCCGGTGCAGCAGCTCTCCCAGGTGTTCGACGGCTACCAGCAGGCGACGGTGTCGCTCCGCCGCATCCAGGAACTGCTGCGCGAGCCGACCACCACGGCGATCGCCGAACACCCGCGCGAGGTGCGGGAGCTGCGCGGCGAGGTCGTCTTCGACGGCGTCCGGTTCCGCTACCGGCCGGCCGAGGGGGACGGCGCGCCGGAGGAGGCGCTCTCCGGGGTGGACCTGCGGATCCCGGCCGGGCAGACGGTCGCCTTCGTCGGCGAGACGGGCGCGGGCAAGTCCACCCTCGTCAAGCTCGTCGCCCGCTTCTACGACCCGACGGAGGGCGCCGTGCTCGTCGACGGCACCGATCTGCGGGAGCTGGATCTGGCCGGATATCGTCACCGGCTGGGTGTCGTGCCGCAGGAGTCCTACCTCTTCCCCGGCACCGTGCGGGACGCCATCGCCTACGGGCGCCCGGACGCCACCGACGCCGAAGTGGAGGCCGCGGCGCGGGCCGTCGGGGCCCACGAGATGGTCGCCTCGCTCAGCGGCGGCTATCTGCACGAGGTCTCCGAGCGGGGCCGCAACCTCTCGGCCGGGCAGCGGCAGTTGATCGCCCTGGCCCGCGCCGAGCTCGTCGACCCGGACATCCTGCTGCTCGACGAGGCGACGGCCGCGCTCGACCTGGCGACGGAATCCCTCGTCAACCAGGCCACGGACCGGCTGGCGGGCCGGCGCACCACCCTGGTCGTCGCCCACCGGCTGACCACGGCCGCCCGCGCCGACCGGGTCGTCGTCATGGACGACGGCCGGGTCGTCGAGGACGGCACCCACGCCGAGCTGCTCGCCGCGGACGGCCACTACGCGCGGCTGTGGCGCACCTTCGCCGGAGAACCGGAAACCGCCGGGGTGTGA
- a CDS encoding SDR family oxidoreductase codes for MTTNKLAVVTGASTGIGRATAEELARRGFHVLAGVRRQEDAGRLAGPGVEPVIVDITDEEQVAALADRVARDPRGRPLGVLVNNAGVALNAPAETIPLAEWRRHFDVNLFGHVAVTRALLPALVAAGDARLINVSSIGGRVAFPTYGAYAAAKFGLEGYSDALRREVARWGVRVVVVEPGTVATPIWGKGIATMEAIAGEMTADQHARYDDLVAALRKQSEEQAGQGIRPHQAARTIAAAATARRPRTRYLVGRDAKLLARLTGLLSDRMVDGFIARHLGLADPGARSA; via the coding sequence GTGACTACCAACAAACTGGCCGTGGTGACAGGGGCTTCCACGGGCATCGGCCGGGCGACCGCGGAGGAGTTGGCGCGCCGCGGATTCCATGTCCTGGCCGGGGTCCGCCGGCAGGAGGACGCCGGGCGCCTGGCCGGACCGGGCGTGGAACCGGTGATCGTGGACATCACCGACGAGGAGCAGGTGGCGGCGCTGGCCGACCGCGTCGCCCGTGACCCGCGGGGACGTCCGCTCGGCGTCCTGGTCAACAACGCGGGCGTGGCGCTCAACGCCCCGGCGGAGACGATCCCGCTCGCCGAGTGGCGCCGGCACTTCGACGTCAACCTGTTCGGGCATGTCGCGGTGACGCGTGCCCTGCTGCCCGCTCTCGTCGCCGCCGGCGACGCCCGGCTGATCAATGTCTCCTCGATCGGCGGGCGGGTCGCCTTCCCCACCTATGGCGCGTACGCGGCGGCGAAGTTCGGGCTGGAGGGCTACAGCGACGCCCTCCGCCGCGAAGTGGCCCGCTGGGGCGTCAGGGTCGTCGTCGTCGAACCGGGCACGGTCGCGACGCCGATCTGGGGCAAGGGCATCGCGACCATGGAGGCCATCGCCGGTGAGATGACGGCCGACCAGCACGCGCGGTACGACGACCTGGTCGCCGCCCTCCGGAAGCAGTCGGAAGAACAGGCCGGGCAGGGCATCCGGCCCCACCAGGCGGCACGGACCATCGCCGCTGCCGCCACCGCCCGCAGACCCCGCACGCGCTACCTCGTGGGCCGGGACGCGAAGCTGCTGGCGAGGCTGACCGGTCTGCTCAGCGACCGCATGGTGGACGGGTTCATCGCCAGGCACCTCGGCCTCGCGGACCCGGGCGCGCGGTCCGCGTAG
- a CDS encoding TetR/AcrR family transcriptional regulator: MATRAETAAETRRALLDAAGALLDSGGPGAVTLREVGARVGVSRSAPYRHFPDKEHLLMRVAADAWQEVGDTLEKLAADSGTGTPPEQSLRRALLTLMGLARSRPHLYRLMFATPVADPTETVRAAERAQDHFLTVVSRVVADPAGSRRYGGLLLAAAHGLSDLDLSGHFTTGKWHAGAEELIDMLIGLLPRTPAP, encoded by the coding sequence ATGGCCACCCGTGCGGAAACCGCCGCCGAGACCCGCCGCGCGCTGCTCGACGCGGCGGGTGCGCTGCTCGACAGCGGGGGTCCCGGCGCGGTGACGCTGCGGGAGGTCGGCGCCCGGGTCGGCGTCTCGCGGTCGGCCCCGTACCGCCACTTTCCCGACAAGGAACACCTGTTGATGCGGGTGGCGGCGGATGCCTGGCAGGAAGTCGGCGACACCCTGGAGAAACTGGCCGCGGACTCCGGCACCGGTACGCCGCCCGAGCAGTCCCTGCGCCGGGCTCTGCTCACCCTGATGGGTCTCGCCCGCTCACGCCCGCATCTGTACCGCCTCATGTTCGCCACCCCGGTGGCCGATCCGACGGAGACGGTCCGGGCGGCGGAGCGCGCACAGGACCACTTCCTGACGGTCGTCTCCCGCGTCGTCGCGGACCCCGCCGGCAGCCGGCGGTACGGGGGGCTCCTGCTCGCCGCCGCCCATGGGCTCAGCGACCTGGACCTCAGCGGCCATTTCACCACCGGGAAGTGGCACGCCGGCGCCGAGGAACTCATCGACATGCTGATCGGCCTGCTGCCCAGGACCCCGGCCCCCTGA
- a CDS encoding 1-deoxy-D-xylulose-5-phosphate synthase, with protein MSPTLLGRVTGPQELKELRPEELPALAGEIRQFLIDKVCAAGGHLGPNLGVVELTIALHRVFDSPADRIVFDTGHQSYVHKILTGRQSAFSTLRTAGGLAGYPLREESPHDLVENSHASTALSYADGLATAGRLLGEEHRRVVAVIGDGALTGGMAWEAMNNLGRAGQPVVVVLNDNGRSYDPTVGAVAGHLAALRGGRLRGPNLFETLGFAYLGPVDGHDVAAVELACRLAAGLDQPVVVHCVTEKGRGYAPAENDKADRMHGIGVIDPGTGRPRAGSSHGWTGAFGEELERIAAGRPDVVALTAAMRQPVGLHGFSERFPDRVLDVGIAEQHAVTSAAGLAMGGLHPVVCLYATFLNRAVDQIMMDVALHGLPVTFVLDRAGVTGPDGPSHHGMWDLALLGAVPRMRVASPRDTVRLAELLGEALDTPDGPTALRFPKGGAGPEIPALTRMEGLDILHRTRSRPLDVLLVSTGVLAAPALHAAELLAEAGIGVTVVDPRWVLPVNPALAHLASRHRLVLSVEDGVRAGGVGSALAQLCSDARVRTPVHTLGLPREFLSHGERPAILAEHGLTAQSIAESVLALHDAVPTAHTPAAPLISLIRERTPR; from the coding sequence GTGTCACCAACGCTGCTCGGCCGGGTCACCGGTCCCCAGGAGCTCAAGGAACTGCGTCCGGAGGAACTGCCCGCGCTGGCGGGCGAGATCAGGCAGTTCCTGATCGACAAGGTGTGCGCCGCCGGCGGGCACCTCGGCCCGAACCTCGGCGTGGTCGAACTGACCATCGCGCTGCACCGCGTCTTCGACTCGCCGGCGGACCGCATCGTGTTCGACACCGGACACCAGTCCTACGTCCACAAGATCCTCACCGGCCGGCAGTCCGCCTTCTCCACGCTCCGCACGGCGGGAGGACTCGCCGGCTACCCGCTGCGCGAGGAGTCCCCGCACGACCTCGTGGAGAACTCGCACGCCTCCACGGCGCTGTCCTACGCGGACGGCCTGGCCACGGCGGGACGGCTCCTCGGCGAGGAGCACCGCCGCGTGGTCGCCGTCATCGGAGACGGCGCGCTGACCGGCGGCATGGCCTGGGAGGCCATGAACAACCTCGGGCGCGCCGGGCAGCCGGTGGTCGTGGTCCTCAACGACAACGGCCGCTCGTACGACCCCACGGTCGGCGCGGTGGCCGGGCATCTGGCCGCGCTGCGCGGCGGCAGGCTCCGGGGCCCGAACCTCTTCGAGACCCTCGGCTTCGCCTATCTCGGCCCCGTGGACGGGCACGACGTCGCCGCCGTCGAACTGGCCTGCCGCCTCGCGGCGGGGCTCGACCAGCCGGTCGTCGTCCACTGCGTCACCGAGAAGGGCCGCGGTTACGCCCCGGCGGAGAACGACAAGGCCGACCGCATGCACGGGATCGGCGTCATCGACCCCGGGACGGGCCGCCCGCGGGCCGGCTCATCGCACGGCTGGACCGGCGCGTTCGGTGAGGAACTGGAGCGGATCGCCGCCGGGCGGCCCGATGTCGTCGCCCTGACCGCCGCGATGCGGCAGCCGGTGGGCCTGCACGGGTTCTCCGAGCGGTTCCCGGACCGGGTCCTCGACGTGGGCATCGCCGAGCAGCACGCGGTCACCAGCGCCGCGGGGCTGGCCATGGGCGGCCTGCACCCGGTCGTCTGCCTCTACGCCACCTTCCTCAACCGCGCCGTCGACCAGATCATGATGGACGTGGCCCTGCACGGCCTGCCGGTGACGTTCGTCCTGGACCGTGCGGGCGTCACCGGTCCCGACGGGCCCAGCCACCACGGCATGTGGGATCTCGCCCTGCTGGGCGCGGTGCCGCGGATGCGGGTCGCGTCGCCGCGCGACACCGTCCGGCTCGCCGAACTGCTGGGCGAGGCGCTCGACACCCCCGACGGTCCCACCGCGCTGCGCTTCCCCAAGGGCGGCGCCGGTCCGGAGATCCCCGCGCTGACCCGCATGGAGGGACTCGACATCCTCCACCGCACCCGGTCCCGGCCGCTCGACGTCCTGCTGGTCTCCACCGGGGTCCTCGCGGCCCCCGCCCTGCACGCGGCGGAGCTGCTGGCCGAGGCGGGCATCGGGGTGACCGTCGTCGACCCGCGCTGGGTGCTGCCCGTCAACCCCGCCCTGGCCCATCTGGCCTCCCGCCACCGGCTCGTGCTCTCCGTCGAGGACGGGGTGCGCGCCGGTGGCGTGGGCTCGGCGCTGGCACAGCTCTGCTCCGACGCCCGGGTCCGCACCCCAGTGCACACCCTGGGCCTGCCCCGGGAGTTCCTGAGCCACGGTGAACGGCCGGCCATCCTCGCCGAGCACGGCCTCACCGCGCAGTCCATCGCCGAGTCCGTACTCGCCCTGCACGACGCCGTGCCGACGGCGCACACCCCCGCAGCACCCCTCATCTCCCTCATCCGGGAAAGGACACCGCGGTGA